Proteins from one Geomonas agri genomic window:
- a CDS encoding DUF4118 domain-containing protein, which produces MSVNRGNFTLNWGSFRERLTGIRDMGAIGYLAAIAMVAAATLVCNQARPYLSPVNMVMGYLLVVVLAALFLGRRPAMLSAFLGVLAFDFFFVPPRFSFSVEEKEYLMTFFALFTVGLVISSLVAQARERLDALKVRERQTTNLYHLSRDLAAATDTGALVKAAVEKIEQSIGGEVAVFLAREGELELAAGSEGFAPERARLEVAEWALRSRRMAGAGTDAHGSDPLTYVPLKALLETHGVLVLRLDEDDILHPEELHRLLNAYASQIAMALERLRLLRQAQETRILKERENLERALLNSISHDLRTPLTAITGALSAVLEEGDKLNTASRDELLQTAREEAARLNRFVGNLLDMTRLQAGVLQLKKEPCDVQDLVGTALATVEPRLAGIAVSVRLADELPLACLDFVLMLQVLVNLLDNALKHAAAGGELEVAARVVGERLEIGVADRGPGVPEADLARIFEKFYRTPVPEVVGGTGLGLSICRGIVEAHGGSIRAEQREGKGLRIVVEVPLGVAAEGRADEE; this is translated from the coding sequence ATGAGCGTGAACAGGGGGAACTTCACATTAAACTGGGGATCGTTTCGGGAGCGGTTGACCGGCATCCGCGACATGGGTGCCATTGGTTACCTTGCCGCCATAGCCATGGTCGCGGCGGCAACCCTCGTCTGCAACCAGGCCCGCCCCTACCTCTCTCCGGTCAACATGGTCATGGGCTACCTGCTGGTGGTGGTCCTGGCGGCGCTCTTCCTGGGTCGGCGCCCGGCCATGCTCAGCGCCTTTCTCGGCGTGCTCGCCTTCGACTTCTTCTTCGTCCCGCCCCGCTTCTCTTTCAGCGTGGAAGAGAAGGAGTACCTGATGACCTTCTTCGCCCTGTTCACCGTCGGGCTAGTGATCAGTTCGCTGGTGGCCCAGGCGCGGGAACGGCTTGATGCGCTCAAGGTGCGGGAGCGGCAGACGACGAACCTGTACCACCTGAGCCGCGACCTCGCCGCTGCCACCGACACGGGTGCACTGGTGAAAGCCGCGGTTGAGAAAATAGAGCAAAGCATCGGCGGAGAGGTGGCGGTTTTCCTGGCCCGGGAGGGGGAGCTGGAACTCGCGGCGGGGAGCGAAGGCTTCGCTCCGGAGCGGGCCCGGTTGGAGGTTGCGGAGTGGGCCTTGCGCAGCAGGCGCATGGCCGGCGCCGGGACCGACGCCCACGGCAGCGACCCTCTGACGTACGTGCCGCTCAAGGCTTTGCTGGAGACCCACGGGGTTCTGGTTTTGCGGCTCGACGAGGACGACATCCTCCATCCGGAGGAACTGCATCGGCTGCTGAATGCCTACGCCAGTCAGATCGCCATGGCCCTTGAGCGGCTGCGTCTTTTGCGGCAGGCCCAGGAGACGCGCATCCTCAAAGAACGGGAAAACCTCGAGCGCGCCCTGCTCAACTCGATTTCCCACGACCTGCGCACCCCGCTCACCGCCATCACCGGCGCCCTGAGCGCGGTGCTCGAAGAGGGGGATAAACTCAACACGGCCTCGCGCGACGAGCTACTGCAGACCGCACGCGAGGAGGCGGCCCGTCTGAACCGTTTCGTCGGCAACCTGCTGGATATGACCCGCCTGCAAGCCGGCGTGCTGCAACTGAAGAAGGAGCCCTGCGACGTGCAGGACCTCGTCGGGACGGCGCTGGCCACGGTGGAGCCGCGCCTGGCGGGGATCGCGGTGTCGGTGCGGCTGGCTGACGAGCTCCCGCTGGCCTGTCTGGACTTCGTGCTGATGCTCCAGGTCCTGGTGAACCTGCTGGACAACGCCCTGAAACACGCCGCGGCCGGCGGGGAGCTGGAGGTCGCGGCCAGGGTGGTGGGAGAACGGCTGGAGATCGGCGTGGCCGACCGCGGGCCAGGAGTCCCCGAGGCGGATCTCGCGCGCATCTTCGAGAAGTTCTACCGGACCCCGGTTCCGGAGGTGGTCGGGGGAACGGGGCTCGGCCTTTCCATCTGCCGGGGCATCGTCGAGGCGCACGGCGGCTCGATCCGGGCCGAACAGCGGGAGGGGAAGGGATTGCGGATCGTGGTGGAGGTGCCGCTTGGTGTCGCGGCAGAAGGGAGAGCCGATGAAGAGTGA
- a CDS encoding response regulator: MKSEEAKANLPRVLVIDDEVAIQRFLKTALDTGDYSVHLADSAHTGLAAAVAVRPDVILIDLGLPDLDGVEVIRRVREWSQVPIIVISVREREDEKVQALDAGADDYLTKPFGIGELLARIKVALRRSLQQAPQPVFQSGELRVDLPHRRVTVGDEEVQLTPTEYELLRMLVTHAGKVLTHSQILRQIWGVAYLEQPHVLRVNISNLRRKIESDASRPRYILTEAGVGYRLKSE; encoded by the coding sequence ATGAAGAGTGAGGAAGCAAAGGCCAATCTGCCGCGGGTACTGGTGATCGACGACGAGGTGGCCATCCAGCGTTTTCTGAAGACGGCGCTCGATACCGGTGACTACTCGGTGCATCTCGCCGACAGCGCCCATACCGGGCTGGCCGCGGCGGTGGCGGTGCGCCCCGATGTCATCCTCATCGACCTGGGGCTCCCCGACCTGGACGGCGTCGAGGTGATCAGGCGCGTGCGCGAGTGGTCCCAGGTCCCCATCATAGTCATTTCGGTGCGCGAGCGCGAGGACGAGAAGGTGCAGGCGCTCGATGCCGGTGCCGACGACTACCTCACCAAGCCTTTCGGCATAGGTGAATTGCTGGCCCGAATCAAGGTGGCACTGAGGCGCTCGCTGCAGCAGGCGCCGCAGCCGGTGTTCCAGTCGGGCGAGCTCCGGGTCGACCTGCCCCACCGCCGAGTGACCGTGGGCGACGAAGAGGTGCAGCTGACTCCGACGGAATACGAACTGCTGCGCATGCTGGTGACCCATGCCGGCAAGGTGCTGACACACAGCCAGATCCTCAGGCAGATCTGGGGCGTCGCCTACCTGGAGCAGCCTCACGTCCTACGGGTCAACATCAGCAACCTCAGGCGCAAGATCGAGTCCGATGCCTCGCGCCCCCGCTACATCCTGACCGAGGCGGGGGTGG